A DNA window from Sphingobacteriales bacterium contains the following coding sequences:
- a CDS encoding DNA translocase FtsK has product MAIKASNIPENTFRDEKKAKTSQKKKLSFSIPNEKAERIRKLSGLFILTFAIILFSSFISFLFTWKMDQSLVKDFNSLILSFKEIRPGLADNHGGLIGAYLSYVFMAKWFGISAFFIVFILIVAGIRLFFDYRLLPFRKTLVFCLFSMFWLSTTLGLLFYQSADLMAGGFGIFSYLWLNSLLGIFGTVIVLLFAMVLFLILMFNVSFKLPKRIKEEANPQEEKAVDEAEPVWPPEEQDSPAVILEEEDKEVIFFDEEEGDEATIPDEGSNTILTSQEVDFEIERGADDERDVRLQDGQSIEDLRPYDPTLELSNYKFPPLDLLNDYSEIITEINQAELEERKNMIVQTLRNYNIEIEKIKATVGSTVTLYEIIPAAGIRISKIKNLEDDIALSLSALGIRIIAPIPGKGTIGIEVPNTSPEIVSIKSVLSSAKFQNTNMELPFAMGKTISNDVFIADLTKMPHLLIAGATGQGKSVGLNVIITSLLYKKHPSQVKFVLVDPKKVELSIYSRIEKHFMAKLPDSDSAIITDISQVIDTLHSLTAEMDERYLLLRDAHVRNIVEYNKKFIARQLNPLEGHRYLPYIVLVVDELADLMMTAGKEVEMPIARLAQLARAIGIHLILATQRPSVNIITGTIKANFPARIAFKVSAAVDSRTIIDSKGAEQLIGRGDMLFSTGSDTIRIQCAFIDTPEIERVVEFIADQPAYPQVHTLPQVEKEAEVSETDADLDDIDPLFEDAARIVVQHQQGSTSLIQRRLKLGYNRAGRIIDQLESAGIVGPFEGSKARAVLIPDEFALEQFLRNFRNNS; this is encoded by the coding sequence ATGGCAATTAAAGCAAGCAATATTCCTGAGAATACTTTCAGAGATGAAAAAAAAGCTAAGACTTCACAGAAGAAAAAGCTGAGTTTTTCAATTCCGAATGAAAAAGCCGAAAGAATCAGAAAACTTTCCGGTCTGTTTATTTTAACATTTGCCATTATCCTGTTTTCTTCATTTATTTCTTTTCTCTTCACCTGGAAAATGGACCAAAGCCTGGTAAAAGACTTTAACAGCCTTATCCTGAGTTTCAAAGAAATCAGGCCCGGCCTGGCTGACAACCATGGAGGACTGATCGGGGCTTATCTTTCTTATGTTTTCATGGCTAAATGGTTTGGTATTTCTGCCTTTTTCATTGTATTTATCCTTATTGTCGCAGGAATCAGGTTGTTTTTCGATTACAGATTGCTACCTTTCAGGAAAACCCTTGTTTTTTGCCTTTTCTCCATGTTCTGGCTTTCAACCACACTTGGATTGCTTTTTTATCAATCAGCCGACCTTATGGCAGGGGGCTTTGGCATCTTTTCTTATCTATGGTTAAATAGTCTGTTGGGTATATTCGGAACTGTCATTGTCCTGCTTTTCGCCATGGTTCTTTTTCTGATACTTATGTTTAATGTCAGTTTCAAACTTCCTAAACGAATAAAAGAAGAAGCTAACCCTCAGGAAGAAAAAGCAGTTGATGAAGCTGAACCTGTATGGCCTCCGGAAGAACAGGATAGCCCTGCTGTTATTCTGGAAGAAGAAGATAAAGAAGTTATCTTTTTTGACGAGGAAGAGGGAGATGAGGCCACCATCCCTGATGAAGGTAGCAACACCATTCTGACCTCACAGGAAGTTGATTTTGAAATAGAAAGAGGAGCAGACGATGAAAGAGATGTCCGTCTTCAGGATGGACAATCCATTGAAGATCTCAGGCCTTACGACCCGACACTCGAACTTTCCAACTATAAATTTCCACCCCTTGATTTGTTGAATGATTATTCTGAAATCATTACGGAAATCAATCAGGCTGAGCTTGAAGAGCGTAAAAACATGATAGTTCAGACGCTCCGGAACTATAATATTGAAATAGAGAAAATAAAAGCAACCGTTGGCTCCACGGTTACACTCTATGAAATCATTCCCGCAGCCGGCATCCGTATTTCAAAAATCAAAAATCTTGAAGATGATATTGCGCTGAGCCTTTCTGCTCTTGGCATCAGAATTATTGCCCCTATTCCCGGCAAAGGTACAATTGGCATCGAGGTTCCCAACACCAGCCCTGAAATCGTTTCGATCAAATCAGTATTAAGTTCGGCTAAGTTTCAGAATACCAATATGGAATTGCCTTTTGCCATGGGTAAAACCATTTCAAATGATGTATTCATTGCCGACTTAACCAAAATGCCCCATTTATTGATTGCCGGAGCAACCGGGCAGGGAAAATCTGTCGGATTAAACGTCATCATTACCTCATTGCTTTATAAAAAACACCCTTCTCAGGTTAAATTTGTACTGGTTGACCCGAAAAAAGTCGAGTTAAGTATTTACAGCAGGATAGAAAAACATTTTATGGCAAAGCTACCGGATTCGGATTCTGCCATAATCACCGATATCAGTCAGGTAATAGATACCCTCCATTCCTTAACGGCTGAAATGGATGAAAGATACCTTTTGCTGCGCGATGCACATGTCAGAAACATTGTGGAATACAATAAAAAGTTCATTGCCAGACAGTTAAATCCACTTGAAGGACACCGCTACCTTCCCTACATCGTTCTGGTGGTTGATGAACTGGCAGATTTGATGATGACAGCCGGTAAGGAAGTTGAAATGCCAATAGCCCGTCTCGCACAGTTAGCCCGTGCCATTGGGATACACCTGATTCTTGCCACGCAGCGTCCTTCAGTCAATATCATTACCGGAACCATTAAAGCTAATTTTCCGGCACGAATTGCTTTTAAAGTTAGTGCCGCAGTTGATTCAAGAACCATTATTGATTCAAAAGGTGCCGAGCAGCTTATCGGACGAGGTGATATGTTGTTCTCAACCGGCAGCGATACCATCCGCATTCAGTGTGCCTTTATCGACACGCCTGAAATTGAAAGAGTTGTTGAATTTATTGCCGACCAACCCGCTTATCCTCAGGTACATACCCTTCCTCAGGTTGAAAAAGAAGCTGAAGTGTCTGAAACGGATGCAGATCTCGATGACATTGACCCGCTCTTTGAAGATGCCGCCAGAATTGTGGTTCAGCATCAACAGGGTTCTACTTCTCTCATACAAAGAAGGCTTAAGCTGGGTTATAACCGCGCTGGCCGTATTATCGACCAGCTTGAAAGTGCCGGTATTGTCGGACCATTTGAAGGTAGCAAGGCCCGGGCTGTACTGATTCCTGATGAATTTGCGTTGGAACAGTTTTTGAGAAATTTCAGGAATAATTCTTAA